The sequence below is a genomic window from Aureispira sp. CCB-E.
CCGCTCTTTCGTTAAGCGGTTGCAAATGTCTGACTTTATTTTTAAACTACCAAATTTTTCTTAAACTTTTTTAAAAAATATTTTTTAGTAGTTATTTTTTGTCGTTTTATTTCTGCTATACTTCTCTTTTGAAGCGGTTGCAAATGTCTGACTTTATTTTTGAATCTGCAAATATTTTTGGAACTTTTTCTAAAAATATTTGTTGTTCTTTGTCTGACCCTTTATTTACTTTTAAACACCTCTCTTTCGAAGCGGTTGCAAAGGTACGACGTTTTTCCCTTTCTCCAAATTTTTTACCTTTTTTCTACAACCTTTTTTCATTCTTTTTTTTGCTATTTTTTACAAAACATTCTATTACAACTTTATAGCTTTTTATTTTTTTTTAGAAAAAACTTAATAAAAAGTGATAAATATCTTTTTTTTTAGTTTTACTTATTTCCCTAGCCAACTGCTTTAGTAGAAAAAGATGTTGATTTTATAAAAATAAAAAGTATCTACAATATAAAATCTACTAAATTTAATGTTTTTTAAAAGGAAACTCCAAATCCATTGTCCAATCTAAAGCCTTCATTTTTTCTAAAAATAATTTTATTTGTTGTAACATTTCCTCAAAGGAAGGTGATTGTCCATAAATCATTTCTTCTTGCATAGACCTATAATCTTTTTTCCATGCCTCCTCTAAGTGTATTGGAGGTATTGGATTAATCAATTGAGGTTGATGAAGATTATAATTAACACCACCAACTCTTGAAAATTTATATCTATGCCTTACAATTACTTCATATAATTCCTTATTTTTTATTGCTTCCTCTGCGTACTCTGTAGAAGATAGTTGATATACATCGTATAAATGTCTACTCAATCGATCTGTTCTAATTTTTTCTACTGGTCTCTGAAACTCTTCATGTAATAAAAACAACTTTTCTAAAAAAGTCCTAGAAGGGTTTACTGTTGGAACCATTACGGGAGCTTGATTAAATTCAGCATCTGGATAGTACTCATCAACTAAAGATGAGATTGATTCCATATTAAAGGGCTCCCTTAATGATCGGCAACCAATTTCTACTTGAACTCTAGGCTTGATATAAATCGAGGTCTGCGTAATACTTGGGTAATATATTTCAATAATGCGTGGATCTTGATCACTATCTTTTGTTTCAACGAGCTTAAATTCAATATTTCTAAATCCCTTTTCCCGAAATTTAATTTCTAATGCTGGATAAAAAACTTCTGTAATATAAACACTCGCCTTTTTTCTTAGCTTAGTTATTTGGCTCTTTGATAATTCGCCTTCAAAATCAAAAAACTTTCGATCTATTGCAAAATCTATATCTTCAGAAAAACGAGCAATTAAATTCCAAGCTTTACTCAAGGATGTTCCTCCTTTGAAAACAATAGACTTGCCTATATCCATACTAAAGATAATTGATAAAGTTTGAACAACCCACCAATCTTTTTCCACTGCATAAGAAGTCATCCCTGTTTCTTCAGCAATTTTTTCATAAATAGCTCTACGCTCCTCTTCTTCTAAACTATCAAATTGAATACGATTTATTTTCATTATTTTTTTAATCCATTCTGGTGCTAATTCAATGTCATGCTCTAAATCTTTTGGATCTTCTTTTTGTAATAATATTTTTATTTTTTCAATTTCATTTTTTGTTAGTGCTTCCTTCCCTATTGCACGAAGAGCTTGAATTACTTGACTACTAATTTCTCCTTTGGCCAATAAGTTTTTGGGTGACGCCTTTTTAAATTTAATTGTTCGATTTCCTACCTTGATTTCTCGTGAAGAACCATCTGTAAGAAAGACCAATTTGGTTGGTATTTGGGAACTTAATCCTAACATATGCAAGGCATAAGTTCCTGTTGGAACAATCCTAATTTTATCCCTTTTTGCAATTGCCTCTACCACTTCTTCCGCAGAGGGTAGTACCTCTCCTACATACTTACTAGTTTTAGGTCGAACATAGATACCTTGAGCCACTCTCTTAATAAAACCACTTTTATTAAGTCGATGTAGAGCAATTCTTACTGCTTCCGAAGATCCAAGTTTATTAAAATCATTAGGAAACAATAATGTTCCTCTCTCAAGTAAAGAAATTTTACTTTTTATTATTTTTTCTACGCTTTCCATTCATGATCATTTGTAACAAATATAGCAAAAATTTGTTACAAATGTATCTTTTATTTCTCAACTGAATTATATCTTGTAACAAAAAAAGCATTAATTTGTTACAAAAAAATAAAATAGCTCATATGTATACAAAAAAAAGCGGCGATAAAATCTTATAGATCTTATCGCCGCTTTTGGCATATTGTTCCTAACTTTTCAACAGATTTTTTAAGAAAAAAAAAGAAGGCGGTGACCTACTCTCCCACCATAAGGCAGTACCATCGGCGCTGAAGGACTTTACTTCTTTGTTCGGAATGGTGAAAGGTGTCTCCCCTTCGCTATTGCCGCCTACTATTCTTTGTCCATTTCTAGACGTTTCTTCTGTTCTTGTTCTGAACTTCTTTTTCTTGTTAATCAACAATTTCTATTGTCGATTTATTAACATACAGTGGAGATAAACTAAAGCAATTTAGCTATAGATTCTTCTATTTTAAAAAATAGAAAGCTTTCGGGTCATTAGTATTGCTCGGCTCCCTAACACATCACTGCGCTTCCACCTGCAACCTATCTACGTCATCATCTTTAACGTCCCTTCATGGAATACTCATCTTGAAGTTGGCTTCGCGCTTAGATGCTTTCAGCGCTTATCCATTCCGAACATAGCTACTCTGCAATGCACACGGCTGTACAACAGATACACTAGTGGTTCGTTCAACTCGGTCCTCTCGTACTAGAGTCAAAGCTTCTCAATATTCCTACGCCCACAACAGATAGAGACCGAACTGTCTTGCGACGTTCTGAACCCAGCTCGCGTGCCACTTTAATGGGCGAACAGCCCAACCCTTGGGACCTTCTCCAGCCCCAGGATGTGACGAGCCGACATCGAGGTGCCAAACCTCCCCGTCGATGTGAGCTCTTGGGGGAGATCAGCCTGTTATCCCCGGAGTACCTTTTATCCTTTGAGCGATGTCCCTTCCATTCAGAAACACCGGATCACTTAACCCTACTTTCGTACCTGTTCGACTTGTTTGTCTCGCAGTCAAGCTCCCTTGTACTTATACGCTCTTTGCATGATTACCAACCATGCTGAGGGAACCTTTGGGAGCCTCCGTTACTTTTTAGGAGGCGACCACCCCAGTCAAACTACCCACCTAACGATGTCCCCACACAGGGGTTAGTCTCTAAGCAATTGAAGGGTGGTATTTCAACAACGACTCCACCAGCACTAGCGTACCAGCTTCATAGTCTCCCACCTATCCTACACATCAACTACTCAAAGACAACGTTAAGCTATAGTAAAGGTTCACGGGGTCTTTTCGTCCCGTTGCGGGTAATCGGCATCTTCACCGATACTTCAATTTCACCGAGCTCATGGCTGAGACAGTGCCCAGATCGTTACACCATTCGTGCAGGTCGGAACTTACCCGACAAGGAATTTCGCTACCTTAGGACCGTTATAGTTACGGCCGCCGTTTACCGGGGCTTCAGTTAAGAGCTTCGCCGAAGCTAACCCCCTTCCTTAACCTTCCGGCACCGGGCAGGTGTCAGACCCTATACTTTGCCTTTCAGCTTCGCAGAGTCCTGTGTTTTTGCTAAACAGTCGCCTGGGCCTCTTCACTGCGGCTCAGTTTTTACACCGAGCGACGCTTCTCCCGAAGTTACGCGCCCATTTTGCCTAGTTCCTTAGCCATGATTCTCTCGTGCACCTTAGGATACTCTCCTCGACCACCTGTGTCGGTTTACGGTACGGGTTCCTGTAATCTATAGTTTAGCAGCTTTTCTTGGAAGTATGACTAATGGCATTATCTATCCACTCCATAGAGTTTCTAGTACTATCGAGTTTCCTGTGATGTGCGTACTTCACTACACATCCTACGTCCACTCTTCAACGAGCTATTCCATCAGCTCGCAGCCAACCGCCTGCTCCGTCCCTGCTTCACAATTACAGCAAGTACTGGAATATTAACCAGTTCGCCATCGACGCCGCCTCTCGGCTTTGCCTTAGGTCCCGACTAACCCAACTCTGTCTTGCATAGAATTGGAATCCTTGGTCTTTCGGTGAATAGGACTTTCACCTATTTTATCGTTACTCATGCCTACATTTTCTTTTCTAAGCTCTCCAACATGCCTCACAGCACATCTTCGCTGACCTTAGAATGCTCCCCTACCATCTTACGATCCACAGCTTCGGTGATATATTTGATGCCCGAGTATTTTCCGCGCAGAGTCACTCGACTAGTGAGCTGTTACGCACTCTTTAAATGAATGGCTGCTTCCAAGCCAACATCCTAGCTGTCATAGCAACTCCACCTCGTTCTTTCAACTTAATATATACTTGGGGACCTTAGCTGGTGGTCTGGGTTGTTTCCCTCTTGGCTATGGACCTTAGCACCCATAGCCTCACTGCTGGTTCTTTGTAATGGCATTCGGAGTTCGTCAGGGGTTGGTAGGATTTGACTCCCCCTAGCCCTATCGGTAGCTCTACCTCCATCACAAATTAACTCCAACGCTGCACCTAAATGCATTTCGGGGAGTACGAGCTATCTCCAGGTTTGATTGGCCTTTCACCCCTACCCACAAGTCATCCAAACACTTTTCAACGTATATTGGTGCGGTCCTCCATTGTGTGTTACCACAACTTCAACCTGCTCATGGGTAGATCACCTGGTTTCGCGTCTACCTCCACTAACTTATTCGCCCTATTCAGACTCGGTTTCCCTACGGATTCGGTACTCTATACCTTAACCTTGCTAGTGAAGTGTAACTCGTAGGCTCATTATGCAAAAGGCACGCCGTCACTTTCGCTCCGACCGCTTGTAAGCGTATGGTTTCAGGTTCTTTTCACTCTGCTCCTAGCAGTTCTTTTCACCTTTCCCTCACGGTACTTGTTCGCTATCGGTCTCTCAGGAGTATTTAGCCTTACCGGATGGTACCGGCAAATTCACACAAAATTCCTCTGGTTTCGTGCTACTCAGGATCCTGACTCTTTACAAATTTTACGAATACGGGACTCTCACCCTCTTTGGTTTGCCTTCCCAGACAATTCCTCTTCCTTTGTAATAGATTATTCAGTCCTTCTACCCCATATAAATTGCTCTATATGGTTTGGGCTTTTCCGCGTTCGCTCGCCACTACTTACGGAATCATTTTCTTATTTTCTCCTCCTACAGGTACTTAGATGTTTCAGTTCCCTGCGTTCTACCTCTTTCGAGTAACTGACCTTCAGTCAGCTGGGTTGCCCCATTCGGACATCTACGATTCTTAACGTCTATTTGCGACTCATCGTAGCTTTTCGCAGCTTATCACGTCCTTCGTCTTCTCTGAGAGCCTAGGCATCCCCCATACGCTCTTTGTTCGCTTTCTTACATAATGAACGCTTTCGATCTATATTCCTATAAATCTAATTCGTTTATTCTTTTCGTGCTAATTCTCATTAACACGGAGATAATCTTTATCTATTTTGCTTTTGTTTATTCTCCAGTATGTCAATTAACTTTTTCTTAGTATCTAGTCCAAGACTTGAACTTGGTGGATGCCTCTATACATCTTAGATAATTTTTTGTATTGTCCTTTCAATACTTTATATAGAATTGAAACAAAACAGGATAATTAGATTCAAGCTTAAAATCTTTCTAACAAAGATTCTTTATGTGCTCTTTAAAGGAGGTATTCCAGCCGCACCTTCCGGTACGGCTACCTTGTTACGACTTAGCCCTAGTTACCAGTTTTACCCTAGATAGCTCCTTGTTAGGTCACCATCTTCAGGCACCCCCGACTCCCATGGCTTGACGGGCGGTGTGTACAAGGTCCGGGAACGTATTCACCGCGCCATGGCTGATGCGCGATTACTAGCGATTCCAACTTCATGAAGTCGAGTTGCAGACTTCAATCCGAACTGGGATAGGCTTTCTGAGATTCGCTTAACTTCACAGTCTCGCTCCCCTCTGTACCTACCATTGTAGCACGTGTGTAGCCCTGGGCATAAAGGCCATGATGATTTGACGTCGTCCCTTCCTTCCTCACTCCTTACGGAGGCAGTCTCCCTAGAGTCCCCACCATTACATGTTGGCAACTAAGGATAGGGGTTGCGCTCGTTGCGGGACTTAACCCAACACCTCACGGCACGAGCTGACGACAACCATGCAGCACCTCACTACCAGCTCCGAAGAGAAGACCCCTTTCAGGATCGGTCTAGTAGCGTTCGAGCCCAGGTAAGGTTCCTCGCGTATCATCGAATTAAACCACATGCTCCACCGCTTGTGCGGACCCCCGTCAATTCCTTTGAGTTTCATTCTTGCGAACGTACTCCCCAGGTGGCTAACTTAATGGTTTCCCTCAGTCACTTATCTATTCCGATAAATGACCAGTTAGCATCGTTTAGGGCGTGGACTACCAGGGTATCTAATCCTGTTCGCTACCCACGCTTTCGTACCTCAGCGTCAATAATGCCCTAGTGCACTGCCTTCGCAATTGGTGTTCTACTTCATATCTATGCATTTCACCGCTACATGAAGCATTCCATGCACCTCGAACATATTCAAGTCTTACAGTTTCAAACGCGTACCATAGTTTAGCTACAGCCTTTGACGTCTGACTTATAAAACCGCCTACGTACCCTTTAAACCCAGTGATTCCGGATAACGCTTGCACCCTCCGTATTACCGCGGCTGCTGGCACGGAGTTAGCCGGTGCTTATTCTTCTGGTACCGTCTCTCCAAGGATTAATCCCTGTCATTCTTCCCAGATAA
It includes:
- a CDS encoding DUF6088 family protein, coding for MESVEKIIKSKISLLERGTLLFPNDFNKLGSSEAVRIALHRLNKSGFIKRVAQGIYVRPKTSKYVGEVLPSAEEVVEAIAKRDKIRIVPTGTYALHMLGLSSQIPTKLVFLTDGSSREIKVGNRTIKFKKASPKNLLAKGEISSQVIQALRAIGKEALTKNEIEKIKILLQKEDPKDLEHDIELAPEWIKKIMKINRIQFDSLEEEERRAIYEKIAEETGMTSYAVEKDWWVVQTLSIIFSMDIGKSIVFKGGTSLSKAWNLIARFSEDIDFAIDRKFFDFEGELSKSQITKLRKKASVYITEVFYPALEIKFREKGFRNIEFKLVETKDSDQDPRIIEIYYPSITQTSIYIKPRVQVEIGCRSLREPFNMESISSLVDEYYPDAEFNQAPVMVPTVNPSRTFLEKLFLLHEEFQRPVEKIRTDRLSRHLYDVYQLSSTEYAEEAIKNKELYEVIVRHRYKFSRVGGVNYNLHQPQLINPIPPIHLEEAWKKDYRSMQEEMIYGQSPSFEEMLQQIKLFLEKMKALDWTMDLEFPFKKH